A single region of the Plantactinospora soyae genome encodes:
- a CDS encoding DUF1707 and DUF4190 domain-containing protein, with protein MDERVGTAQRNTVLELLSRALEEGYLDLSEYEERMTSVHTARTVGDLVRPLVDLPSQFRWDPRPYPAPAAPAPAPVRPTQPVGWLDEAPTWPTQPGWTGQRGWTTDPGWSPQPGWSARPPWAGPPASPGPPTEDGRSRAIAALTLGLVSLPMSICLGAGLLLGVPAIILGWPRRGRPQSANATAGLALGLVGTAVSVVMIAMLFTDGS; from the coding sequence ATGGACGAGCGGGTCGGCACGGCTCAACGCAACACGGTGCTCGAGTTGCTCTCGCGGGCGCTCGAAGAGGGTTACCTCGACCTCTCCGAGTACGAGGAACGGATGACGTCGGTGCACACGGCCAGAACCGTCGGAGACCTCGTACGGCCGTTGGTCGACCTGCCCAGCCAGTTCCGGTGGGATCCTCGGCCGTACCCCGCCCCGGCAGCACCGGCTCCGGCGCCGGTACGGCCCACCCAGCCGGTGGGCTGGCTGGACGAGGCGCCGACGTGGCCGACCCAGCCCGGTTGGACCGGCCAGCGTGGGTGGACGACCGACCCCGGCTGGTCGCCGCAACCCGGTTGGTCGGCCCGGCCGCCCTGGGCCGGCCCGCCCGCCTCACCGGGCCCGCCGACGGAGGACGGCCGCAGCAGGGCGATCGCGGCTCTCACGCTCGGCCTCGTCTCGCTTCCGATGTCCATCTGTCTCGGGGCGGGACTGCTGCTCGGCGTCCCGGCGATCATCCTGGGGTGGCCGCGACGGGGTCGGCCGCAGTCGGCGAATGCCACCGCCGGCCTGGCCCTCGGTCTCGTCGGTACGGCGGTGTCGGTCGTGATGATCGCGATGCTCTTCACGGACGGCTCCTGA
- a CDS encoding DMT family transporter yields the protein MGRVPGVPVKVLPGWAAIGLTVVGGVGSAAQSLANAEMGERTGHPIIGALVNNTGGMALVLLGLLALPSMRTGLGVVFRTRLPWWTYLGGLCGAFFIVAATYIVPVLGVAVYTIAQVAGSSAGGLVVDRTRLAPAGRMGLTGPRMAGAALGVGAVALAQFGRPVGDLAVGLVLLGVACGVVIAVQGALNGRVSAVGNPAAATAVNFAVSSVGMVAVAAVVGVLARLGSTDWPAQWYLYIGGPLGVAITVAVLLGIRSVGLLRTGLALVAGQLGGALLLDLRPGGPGASVAVLVGAVMTLLAVIVSGRATRIAPAAP from the coding sequence GTGGGAAGGGTGCCGGGTGTCCCGGTGAAGGTGCTGCCGGGATGGGCCGCGATCGGGCTGACCGTGGTCGGTGGCGTCGGATCGGCGGCGCAGAGTCTGGCCAACGCCGAGATGGGCGAGCGGACCGGTCATCCGATCATCGGAGCACTGGTCAACAACACCGGTGGCATGGCGCTGGTGCTGCTCGGCCTGCTCGCGCTGCCGTCGATGCGTACCGGGCTCGGGGTGGTGTTCCGGACCAGGCTGCCGTGGTGGACGTACCTCGGCGGGCTCTGCGGCGCGTTCTTCATCGTCGCCGCGACGTACATCGTGCCGGTGCTCGGGGTCGCGGTCTACACCATCGCCCAGGTGGCCGGCAGCAGCGCGGGTGGACTCGTGGTCGACCGGACCCGGCTCGCCCCGGCCGGCCGGATGGGGTTGACCGGGCCACGAATGGCCGGCGCGGCGCTCGGGGTCGGCGCGGTGGCGCTGGCCCAGTTCGGTCGGCCGGTCGGTGACCTGGCGGTGGGGCTGGTGCTGCTCGGTGTCGCCTGCGGGGTGGTCATCGCCGTCCAGGGCGCGCTGAACGGCCGGGTCTCCGCGGTCGGCAATCCGGCCGCCGCCACGGCGGTCAACTTCGCGGTCAGCAGCGTGGGGATGGTCGCGGTGGCCGCCGTCGTGGGTGTCCTCGCCCGGCTCGGTTCCACGGACTGGCCGGCGCAGTGGTACCTCTACATCGGTGGTCCGCTCGGGGTGGCGATCACGGTCGCGGTCCTGCTCGGCATCCGATCGGTGGGCCTGCTCCGGACCGGCCTGGCGCTGGTCGCCGGGCAGCTCGGTGGGGCGTTGCTCCTGGACCTGCGCCCGGGCGGGCCGGGGGCGAGCGTGGCGGTGCTGGTCGGCGCGGTGATGACCCTGCTGGCGGTGATCGTGTCCGGCCGGGCGACTCGGATCGCCCCTGCCGCTCCCTGA
- a CDS encoding PH domain-containing protein, with the protein MVLAPTAVRVRPRRIRVVCWILSPALFLMFTLLSIGLHGSTGSGQATFQRGDQLAMVGLGVLGGLLVLLFTRPRVEADDRGIRVRNVIGSYDLPWAVVRAVRFDRASAWANLELHDDELVPILALQAVDRELAVDGVRALRALHAAAHGEPPQYAAQEQQLQVAQEQQPGS; encoded by the coding sequence GTGGTCCTCGCCCCCACCGCCGTACGGGTGCGTCCGCGACGCATCCGGGTGGTCTGCTGGATCCTGTCGCCCGCGCTGTTCCTGATGTTCACCCTGTTGAGCATCGGCCTGCACGGCTCGACCGGTTCGGGTCAGGCCACCTTCCAGCGCGGCGACCAGCTCGCAATGGTCGGGCTGGGCGTGCTCGGCGGTCTGCTGGTGCTCCTCTTCACCCGTCCCCGGGTGGAGGCGGATGACCGGGGGATCCGGGTCCGTAACGTGATCGGCTCCTACGACCTGCCCTGGGCGGTGGTCCGCGCGGTGCGCTTCGACCGGGCTTCCGCCTGGGCGAACCTGGAACTGCACGACGACGAGCTGGTGCCGATTCTCGCCCTCCAGGCGGTGGACCGGGAACTGGCGGTGGACGGGGTACGCGCGCTGCGCGCCCTGCACGCCGCCGCCCACGGGGAGCCGCCGCAGTACGCCGCCCAGGAGCAGCAGTTGCAGGTTGCCCAGGAGCAGCAGCCCGGCAGTTGA
- the infC gene encoding translation initiation factor IF-3: MNEQIRAREVRLVGPEGEQVGIVPLERALQLAADVDLDLVEVAPMARPPVCKLMDFGKFKYESALKAREARRNQQQTVIKEMKLRPKIDPHDYETKKGHVVRFLKAGDKVKVTIMFRGREQSRPELGYRLLRRLESEISELGYVEAAPKQDGRNMIMVLAPHRAVKASATAATAARTGSAREREAIAAEAQSADGATPAAAEPAGTTGE, from the coding sequence GTGAACGAGCAGATCCGGGCACGTGAGGTCCGACTGGTCGGCCCTGAGGGTGAGCAGGTGGGCATCGTCCCACTGGAGCGCGCCCTTCAGCTGGCCGCGGACGTCGACCTGGACCTGGTCGAGGTTGCGCCCATGGCGCGCCCGCCGGTGTGCAAGCTCATGGACTTCGGTAAGTTCAAGTACGAGAGTGCACTCAAGGCGCGCGAAGCCAGGCGTAACCAGCAACAGACCGTCATCAAGGAAATGAAGCTCCGACCGAAGATCGACCCGCACGACTACGAGACCAAGAAGGGTCACGTGGTGCGGTTCCTCAAGGCGGGCGACAAGGTCAAGGTGACGATCATGTTCCGTGGTCGTGAGCAGAGCCGACCGGAGCTGGGTTACCGGCTCCTGCGCCGACTCGAATCGGAGATCTCGGAACTGGGATACGTCGAGGCCGCTCCGAAGCAGGACGGCCGTAACATGATCATGGTTCTGGCTCCGCACCGAGCCGTCAAGGCGTCCGCCACGGCCGCCACGGCGGCCAGGACGGGCTCCGCGCGCGAGCGGGAGGCCATTGCCGCCGAGGCGCAGTCGGCCGACGGGGCGACGCCCGCCGCGGCCGAACCCGCCGGGACGACCGGCGAGTAA
- the rpmI gene encoding 50S ribosomal protein L35, with the protein MPKMKSHTGMGKRVKVTGKGKIVAQQAGLRHNLEKKSSTRTRRLSGTVEVAKADFKRIKKLLGR; encoded by the coding sequence ATGCCGAAGATGAAGAGCCACACCGGGATGGGCAAGCGGGTCAAGGTGACCGGCAAGGGCAAGATCGTTGCCCAGCAGGCCGGGCTTCGCCACAACCTGGAGAAGAAGTCCTCCACCCGGACCCGCCGGCTCAGCGGCACCGTCGAGGTGGCCAAGGCCGATTTCAAGCGAATCAAGAAGTTGCTGGGCCGCTGA
- the rplT gene encoding 50S ribosomal protein L20, translating to MARVKRAVNAQKKRRTVLETASGYRGQRSRLYRKAKEQVLHSMQYAYRDRRDRKGDFRQLWITRINAGARANGMTYNRLIQGLKLAGVEVDRKILADLAVHDATAFAAIVEVARAAVAAEGTGGASAQAA from the coding sequence ATGGCACGCGTCAAGCGGGCTGTGAACGCCCAGAAGAAGCGTCGTACGGTGCTGGAGACCGCCAGCGGCTACCGTGGCCAGCGGTCCCGGCTCTACCGCAAGGCCAAGGAGCAGGTACTGCACTCGATGCAGTACGCCTACCGGGACCGGCGGGACCGCAAGGGCGACTTCCGGCAGCTGTGGATCACCCGGATCAACGCGGGTGCCCGCGCCAACGGGATGACCTACAACCGGCTCATCCAGGGCTTGAAGCTGGCCGGGGTCGAGGTCGACCGCAAGATCCTGGCCGACCTCGCGGTGCACGACGCGACGGCCTTCGCGGCCATCGTCGAGGTCGCCCGCGCCGCCGTGGCGGCCGAGGGCACCGGTGGCGCGTCGGCCCAGGCCGCCTGA
- a CDS encoding TrmH family RNA methyltransferase, whose product MPVNPQVGRLDHVRTPEQTLFTPRTPRVVAARRLHRRRDRETTGRFLAEGPQAVREALARPGVVAELFGTPTALDRYAELVAAATDGAVPVSPLSDDALDALTETVAPQGIVAVCHRIDVPIDTALDRAPRLVAVLAEIRDPGNAGTVLRTADAAGAGAVVFAGNAVDPYNGKCVRSSAGSLFHLDLVRATEPVGAVERLRAAGLTVLAASGYGETDLDELTDAGGLARPTAWLFGSEAHGLPPELAEAADARVRVPLHGRAESLNLAAAAAVCLYASARALRAGPGVSTAERA is encoded by the coding sequence ATGCCGGTCAACCCGCAGGTGGGACGCCTCGACCATGTCCGCACCCCGGAGCAGACACTGTTCACCCCACGTACCCCCAGGGTCGTCGCGGCCCGCCGGCTGCACCGGCGCCGCGACCGGGAGACCACCGGCCGGTTCCTGGCCGAGGGACCGCAGGCCGTCCGGGAAGCGCTGGCCCGGCCCGGCGTGGTCGCCGAACTCTTCGGCACCCCGACCGCCCTCGATCGGTACGCCGAGCTGGTGGCCGCGGCCACCGACGGCGCGGTGCCGGTGTCCCCGCTCAGCGACGACGCCCTCGACGCGTTGACCGAGACGGTCGCCCCACAGGGGATCGTCGCCGTCTGCCACCGGATCGACGTGCCGATCGACACCGCGCTGGACCGGGCTCCCCGGCTGGTCGCCGTGCTGGCCGAGATCCGAGACCCGGGCAACGCCGGAACGGTGCTCCGGACCGCCGACGCCGCCGGGGCCGGTGCGGTGGTCTTCGCCGGGAACGCCGTCGACCCCTACAACGGCAAGTGTGTGCGCTCCTCCGCCGGCAGCCTGTTCCACCTGGACCTGGTCCGGGCCACCGAACCGGTCGGTGCGGTCGAGCGGCTGCGGGCCGCCGGGCTCACCGTGCTGGCCGCCTCCGGGTACGGCGAAACCGACCTGGACGAGCTGACCGACGCGGGTGGCCTGGCCCGGCCGACCGCCTGGCTGTTCGGCTCGGAGGCGCACGGGCTGCCGCCGGAGCTGGCCGAGGCGGCCGACGCCCGGGTACGGGTGCCACTGCACGGCCGGGCCGAGAGCCTAAACCTGGCTGCCGCCGCAGCGGTCTGCCTGTACGCTTCGGCCAGAGCCCTGCGAGCCGGCCCCGGCGTTTCCACTGCGGAGCGCGCATAA
- the pheS gene encoding phenylalanine--tRNA ligase subunit alpha yields the protein MTYRNDPYDPKQVALLDPGALAAAVADAATAFEATTDPDALAELRRQHLGDRAPVSLARREIGALPPAAKSDAGKRVNEARRSIESTYADRLAVVQAAQAERMLAEERVDVTLPYDRRPRGARHPISTLSERIEDLFVGMGYEIAEGPELELEWTNFDALNIPPDHPARGTMDTFYVDIPGLVLRTHTSPVQARTMLARKPPIYVVCPGRVYRTDELDATHSPVFHQVEGLVVDEGITMAHLRGTLDHLAKAMFGAEARTRWRPHYFPFTEPSGEFDVWFAEHRDGPRWVEWGGCGMVNPRVLRACGIDPDVYSGFAFGMGIERTLMFRHGISDMRDMAEGDVRFTRAFGVEV from the coding sequence ATGACGTATCGCAACGACCCGTACGACCCGAAACAGGTCGCCCTGCTCGACCCGGGCGCGCTGGCGGCGGCGGTGGCCGACGCGGCGACCGCGTTCGAGGCCACGACCGACCCCGATGCGCTCGCCGAGCTGCGCCGCCAGCACCTCGGGGACCGGGCGCCGGTCTCGCTGGCCCGCCGGGAGATCGGTGCCCTGCCGCCGGCCGCCAAGTCCGACGCAGGCAAGCGGGTCAACGAGGCCCGCCGGTCGATCGAGTCCACCTATGCCGACCGGCTCGCTGTCGTGCAGGCGGCCCAGGCCGAGCGGATGCTCGCCGAGGAGCGGGTGGACGTCACCCTGCCCTACGACCGTCGGCCGCGCGGCGCCCGGCACCCGATCAGCACCCTCTCGGAGCGGATCGAGGACCTCTTCGTCGGGATGGGCTACGAGATCGCCGAGGGCCCCGAACTCGAGCTGGAGTGGACCAACTTCGACGCGTTGAACATCCCGCCGGACCATCCGGCCCGGGGCACCATGGATACCTTCTACGTGGACATTCCCGGGCTGGTGCTGCGGACCCACACCTCGCCGGTGCAGGCCCGGACCATGCTGGCCCGCAAGCCCCCGATCTACGTCGTCTGCCCCGGCCGGGTCTACCGGACCGACGAGCTGGACGCCACGCACAGCCCGGTCTTCCACCAGGTGGAGGGCCTGGTGGTGGACGAGGGGATCACCATGGCGCACCTGCGGGGCACCCTGGACCATCTCGCCAAGGCGATGTTCGGGGCCGAGGCGCGTACCCGGTGGCGTCCGCACTACTTCCCGTTCACCGAGCCGTCGGGCGAGTTCGACGTCTGGTTCGCCGAGCATCGCGACGGACCCCGCTGGGTCGAGTGGGGTGGCTGCGGCATGGTCAATCCCCGGGTGCTGCGGGCCTGCGGGATCGACCCGGACGTCTACTCCGGATTCGCCTTCGGGATGGGTATCGAGCGCACGCTGATGTTCCGGCACGGGATCAGCGACATGCGGGACATGGCCGAGGGCGACGTGCGGTTCACCCGCGCGTTCGGGGTCGAGGTGTGA